From the Solanum lycopersicum chromosome 10, SLM_r2.1 genome, one window contains:
- the LOC101248630 gene encoding tubulin beta-5 chain encodes MREILHIQGGQCGNQIGSKFWEVVCDEHGIDPTGRYVGTSDLQLERVNVYYNEASCGRFVPRAVLMDLEPGTMDSVRTGPYGQIFRPDNFVFGQSGAGNNWAKGHYTEGAELIDSVLDVVRKEAENCDCLQGFQVCHSLGGGTGSGMGTLLISKIREEYPDRMMLTFSVFPSPKVSDTVVEPYNATLSVHQLVENADECMVLDNEALYDICFRTLKLTTPSFGDLNHLISATMSGVTCCLRFPGQLNSDLRKLAVNLIPFPRLHFFMVGFAPLTSRGSQQYRALTVPELTQQMWDAKNMMCAADPRHGRYLTASAMFRGKMSTKEVDEQMINVQNKNSSYFVEWIPNNVKSSVCDIPPRGLSMASTFIGNSTSIQEMFRRVSEQFTAMFRRKAFLHWYTGEGMDEMEFTEAESNMNDLVSEYQQYQDATADEEGEYEDEDYDVQEEN; translated from the exons atgagagaaatcCTTCACATCCAAGGTGGACAATGTGGAAACCAGATTGGATCAAAGTTCTGGGAAGTTGTATGTGATGAACATGGAATCGATCCTACTGGACGCTATGTTGGAACATCAGATCTGCAATTGGAACGTGTCAATGTGTATTACAATGAAGCTTCATGTGGGAGGTTTGTTCCCCGTGCAGTGCTCATGGATCTCGAGCCTGGTACGATGGACAGTGTGAGAACTGGTCCTTATGGCCAGATATTTAGGCCTGATAACTTTGTTTTTGGCCAGTCTGGTGCTGGAAACAATTGGGCTAAGGGTCATTACACTGAGGGTGCAGAGCTTATTGATTCTGTTCTTGATGTTGTCAGGAAGGAGGCTGAGAATTGTGACTGTCTTCAAG GTTTTCAAGTGTGCCATTCACTTGGTGGAGGAACAGGTTCTGGAATGGGAACTTTACTGATCTCCAAAATCAGGGAAGAATACCCTGATCGCATGATGCTCACTTTCTCTGTGTTCCCATCACCAAAGGTTTCAGATACAGTGGTTGAGCCATATAATGCTACCCTTTCAGTGCATCAGCTTGTTGAAAATGCTGATGAGTGTATGGTGCTTGACAATGAAGCTCTATATGACATTTGTTTCAGGACTCTCAAGCTTACCACACCCAGCT TTGGTGATTTGAACCACTTGATTTCCGCTACGATGAGTGGGGTCACTTGCTGCCTCAGGTTCCCGGGTCAATTGAACTCTGATCTTAGGAAGCTTGCTGTTAACCTGATCCCCTTCCCTCGTTTGCACTTCTTCATGGTTGGATTTGCTCCTCTCACTTCTCGTGGTTCACAGCAATACCGTGCACTTACAGTCCCAGAGCTGACCCAGCAAATGTGGGATGCCAAAAACATGATGTGTGCTGCTGATCCACGTCATGGTCGTTACCTTACTGCCTCAGCCATGTTCAGGGGTAAAATGAGCACCAAGGAAGTTGATGAACAGATGATCAATGTTCAGAACAAGAACTCTTCCTACTTTGTCGAATGGATTCCAAACAAtgtgaaatccagtgtctgtgACATCCCACCAAGAGGTCTCTCAATGGCATCTACCTTCATCGGAAActccacttccattcaggaaatGTTTAGGAGGGTGAGTGAGCAGTTTACTGCTATGTTCAGGAGAAAGGCTTTCTTGCATTGGTACACAGGTGAAGGAATGGACGAAATGGAGTTCACTGAAGCTGAAAGCAACATGAACGACCTCGTGTCTGAGTATCAGCAATATCAAGATGCTACTGCTGATGAAGAAGGTGAATATGAGGATGAAGACTACGATGTGCAGGAAGAGAACTGA
- the CYCB1-2 gene encoding G2/mitotic-specific cyclin S13-7: protein MAARNVLQQQNRGEAVPGAIKQKNMAGAQGRNRKALGDIGNMVTVRGGVEGGKPLPQVSRPITRSFCAQLLANAQAAADNQKKSMVVNGDGPIVANGALPVKAAPAARKPAQKKAAIVKPMPEVIEISPDTVEQVKENKQKKKAANDSSMKKAATLTSTLTARSKAACGLSHKPKNQIVDIDATDVNNELAVVEYVEDIYTFYKIAENESRIHDYMDSQPEINEKMRSILIDWLIEVHQKFELNQETLYLTINIVDRYLAVTTTSRRELQLVGMSAMLIASKYEEIWAPEVNDFVCISDRAYDHEQVLGMEKRILGQLEWYLTVPTPYVFLVRFIKAAVSDAQANVTVLNSCNVTSMENMVYFLAELGLMNYATNSYCSSMIAASAVYVARHALNCSPFWNETLKLHTGFSESQLLGCAKLLVSYHMEAPQHKLRVIYRKYSSSHRGAVALNPPAISLLGSS, encoded by the exons ATGGCTGCAAGAAATGTTCTTCAACAACAAAACAGAG GTGAGGCAGTTCCTGGAGCCATAAAGCAGAAGAATATGGCAGGAGCACAAGGGAGAAACCGCAAGGCGCTTGGTGACATTGGGAATATGGTAACGGTGCGTGGTGGGGTTGAGGGGGGAAAGCCGCTTCCTCAAGTATCTCGTCCCATAACGAGAAGCTTTTGTGCACAATTGCTTGCTAATGCACAAGCTGCAGCTGATAACCAGAAG AAATCAATGGTTGTTAATGGCGATGGACCGATTGTTGCTAACGGAGCTTTGCCGGTTAAAGCTGCACCAGCAGCAAGAAAACCAGCTCAGAAGAAAGCAGCCATTGTAAAACCAATGCCTGAGGTGATCGAAATTAGTCCTGATACTGTTGAACAAGTGAAGGAAAACAAGCAAAAGAAGAAGGCTGCTAATGATTCTtcaatgaagaaagcagcaacTCTTACTTCAACTCTCACTGCTAGGAGTAAG GCTGCCTGTGGTTTAAGTCATAAACCAAAGAACCAGATTGTGGACATTGATGCTACTGATGTGAATAATGAATTGGCAGTGGTGGAATATGTTGAGGATATTTACACCTTCTATAAGATAGCTGAG AATGAGAGCAGAATTCATGATTACATGGATTCACAGCCTGAGATAAATGAAAAGATGAGGTCTATTCTGATTGATTGGTTGATTGAGGTACATCAAAAGTTTGAGCTAAATCAAGAGACTCTTTACCTCACCATCAATATCGTTGATCGTTACCTTGCTGTAACGACTACATCAAGGAGGGAATTGCAGTTGGTAGGCATGAGTGCTATGCTAATTGCATccaaatatgaagaaatttggGCACCTGAG GTGAATGATTTTGTGTGCATCTCAGACAGAGCTTATGATCATGAGCAGGTTTTAGGAATGGAAAAAAGGATTCTTGGACAGTTGGAGTGGTACTTAACGGTACCAACGCCTTATGTGTTCCTTGTTCGATTCATCAAAGCTGCTGTTTCTGATGCACAAGCCAATGTCACTGTCTTGAATTCTTGCAATGTGACCTCAATGGAAAACATGGTTTATTTCCTAGCTGAATTGGGGCTGATGAATTATGCTACGAATAGCTACTGCTCGTCGATGATTGCTGCTTCAGCAGTCTATGTTGCTCGACACGCGCTTAATTGTAGTCCTTTTTGGAATGAGACACTGAAATTGCATACTGGTTTCTCAGAGTCTCAGCTACTAGGTTGTGCTAAGCTGCTGGTGAGTTATCATATGGAGGCACCACAACACAAGCTAAGGGTGATATACAGGAAGTATTCGAGTTCGCATAGAGGTGCTGTTGCACTGAATCCTCCAGCCATTTCCCTGTTGGGCTCTTCATGA
- the LOC101249222 gene encoding transcription factor MYBC1-like: MREEDSNWFAKWEEELPSPKELMPLSQTLITPNLAIAFDIQNPNTPNPKITPLVHTLSSAEFDSNSAELGGMAGSSGVGDEPARTLKRPRLVWTPQLHKRFVDAVAQLGIKNAVPKTIMQLMSVDGLTRENVASHLQKYRLYLKRMQGLSHSGSVSGAGVDPATDHLFASSPVPAHFLHPGRGNSDHYMPFVPMSAVVGHAPQFQQQYRHFGSPTNGQFEVPFLPRQSQQPAQRMGTSVHSSSPALESATTANGRKVLTLFPNRDD, translated from the coding sequence ATGAGGGAAGAAGATTCCAATTGGTTTGCTAAATGGGAAGAAGAATTACCTTCTCCAAAGGAACTAATGCCTCTATCCCAAACCTTAATTACTCCTAATCTAGCTATAGCTTTTGATATTCAAAACCCCAATACCCCAAATCCCAAAATAACACCACTAGTTCATACTCTTTCATCAGCCGAGTTCGACTCGAACTCGGCTGAGTTGGGTGGCATGGCAGGTTCATCAGGTGTTGGTGATGAACCTGCCCGTACCCTAAAAAGGCCTAGACTTGTGTGGACCCCACAGCTACATAAGAGGTTTGTGGATGCAGTTGCACAATTGGGGATCAAGAATGCTGTTCCCAAGACTATAATGCAGTTGATGAGTGTAGATGGCTTAACTCGTGAAAATGTTGCTAGTCATTTGCAAAAGTATAGGCTTTATTTGAAACGTATGCAGGGTTTATCTCATAGTGGCAGTGTTTCTGGGGCAGGGGTGGATCCCGCAACAGATCATCTGTTTGCGAGTTCACCCGTGCCTGCACATTTTTTGCATCCAGGGAGGGGAAATTCTGATCATTACATGCCATTTGTGCCAATGTCTGCAGTTGTTGGACATGCTCCACAATTTCAGCAGCAGTATAGGCATTTCGGGTCACCGACCAACGGGCAGTTTGAGGTTCCATTCTTGCCCCGGCAGTCGCAGCAGCCGGCTCAGAGAATGGGGACATCAGTGCATAGTAGTAGTCCTGCGTTGGAATCAGCTACAACTGCTAATGGGAGGAAGGTTCTTACTTTGTTTCCAAATAGGGATGATTGA
- the LOC101249506 gene encoding bifunctional protein FolD 2: MASPSDHKATIIDGKAIAQTIRSEIASEVQRLSEKYGKVPGLAVVIVGNRKDSQSYVNMKRKSCAELCIKSFDIDLPEDVAEAEVISKVHELNADPDVHGILVQLPLPKHINEEKVLCEISLEKDVDGFHPLNIGKLAMKGRQPLFNPCTPKGCIELLVRSGISIKGKNAVVVGRSNIVGLPVSLLLLKEDATVTVVHSRTKEPEKIIREADIIIAAAGQAMMIKGSWIKPGAAVIDVGTNAVDDPTRKSGYRLVGDVDFQEACKVAGWITPVPGGVGPMTVAMLLKNTLDGAKRVIEK; encoded by the exons ATGGCATCGCCATCAGATCACAAGGCTACCATCATTGACGGTAAAGCAATTGCTCAAACTATTCGTTCTGAGATTGCTTCTGAAGTCCAACGTCTTTCAGAAAAGTATGGCAAG gTCCCCGGGTTGGCAGTTGTCATTGTAGGAAATAGGAAGGATTCACAAAGTTACGTGAATATGAAGAGAAAATCTTGTGCTGAGCTCTGCATTAAGTCTTTTGATATAGACCTCCCAGAGGATGTAGCTGAAGCTGAGGTGATTAGCAAGGTCCATGAGCTAAATGCTGATCCTGATGTACATG GTATACTGGTACAGCTTCCGTTACCAAAACATATTAATGAAGAGAAAGTTCTGTGTGAAATCAGTCTGGAAAAGGATGTAGATGGCTTTCATCCTCTGAATATCGGCAAGCTTGCAATGAAAGGCAGACAACCTTTGTTCAACCCTTGCACGCCCAAG GGATGCATCGAGCTTTTAGTCCGAAGTGGGATTAGCATAAAGGGGAAGAACGCAGTTGTGGTTGGTCGAAGCAACATTGTTGGATTACCAgtatctcttcttcttctgaaGGAAGACGCCACTGTTACTGTAGTCCATTCACGCACCAAAGAACCAGAGAAAATCATTCGCGAAGCAGACATTATCATTGCTGCCGCAGGACAGGCTATGATG ATCAAAGGCAGCTGGATCAAACCTGGTGCTGCAGTAATTGATGTTGGAACAAATGCTGTAGATGATCCTACAAGAAAGTCAGGTTATAGGCTCGTTGGAGATGTCGATTTTCAGGAAGCATGTAAGGTGGCTGGCTGGATAACTCCAGTTCCGGGAGGCGTTGGACCAATGACTGTTGCAATGCTTCTGAAGAATACATTGGATGGAGCTAAACGAGTTATCGAGAAGTAA
- the LOC101249776 gene encoding WAT1-related protein At5g07050 gives MEGECNCNFFQRSKPYIAMISLQFGYAGMNIITKVSLNRGMSHYALVVYRNAFATLVIAPFALLLERKIRPKMTFMMFLQIFVLSLLGPLIDQNFYYAGLKLTSPTFSCAITNMLSAMTFVIAVLCRMEKVNLKKIGSQAKVFGTIVTMCGAILMTLYKGQIVNLIWSNQITGTYDKEWLKGSILLIFATLAWASFFILQAITMRKYTAPLSLIALVCFMGTLQSMALTFVMEHNTSVWAIGFDMNLLAAAYAGIVSSSIAYYVHGQVMEKKGPVFVTAFSPFMMIIVAIMGSFILAEKFYIGGIVGALVILVGLYFVLWGKYKENEIEESSVIIEAVKGINGNNQMMIIVINDIEMSKNSEKIISTAPVFSFPMLTREAPKS, from the exons atggagggGGAATgtaattgcaatttttttcaaagatcAAAACCTTATATAGCTATGATTTCTTTACAATTTGGTTATGCAGGAATGAATATTATAACCAAAGTTTCACTTAATAGAGGCATGAGTCATTATGCTCTTGTTGTCTATAGAAATGCCTTTGCTACTTTAGTCATTGCTCCCTTTGCTCTTTTACTTGAAAG GAAAATTAGGCCAAAGATGACATTCATGATGTTCTTGCAAATATTTGTATTGAGTCTTCTAGGGCCATTGATTGATCAAAATTTTTACTATGCTGGGCTTAAATTGACATCTCCAacattttcatgtgctataaccAACATGTTATCTGCTATGACATTCGTCATAGCAGTTCTTTGCAG aatGGAGAAGgtgaatttgaagaaaattggaAGCCAAGCAAAGGTGTTTGGGACTATAGTAACTATGTGTGGTGCCATATTAATGACATTGTATAAAGGCcaaattgttaatttaatttggtCAAATCAAATTACTGGAACTTATGATAAAGAGTGGCTAAAAGGCTCAATTCTCCTCATTTTTGCTACACTTGCTTGGGCTTCTTTCTTCATTCTTCAG GCTATTACAATGAGGAAATATACAGCTCCATTATCTTTAATTGCACTTGTTTGCTTCATGGGAACTTTGCAATCTATGGCTTTAACATTTGTAATGGAACACAATACTTCTGTTTGGGCTATTGGTTTTGACATGAACCTTCTTGCTGCTGCCTATGCT gGGATTGTGTCATCAAGCATAGCATACTATGTACATGGTCAAGTAATGGAGAAAAAAGGACCTGTTTTTGTGACAGCTTTTAGTCCATTCATGATGATCATTGTTGCCATTATGGGCTCTTTCATTCTTGCTGAAAAATTCTATATCGGAGG aaTTGTTGGTGCATTGGTGATACTGGTAGGGCTATACTTTGTTCTATGGGGAAAATacaaggaaaatgaaattgaagaatCATCAGTAATTATTGAAGCAGTGAAGGGCATTAATGGAAATAATCAAATGATGATTATAGTAATTAATGATATAGAAATGtcaaaaaatagtgaaaaaataatatcaacagCTCCAGTATTTAGTTTTCCCATGTTAACTAGAGAAGCACCAAAgtcttaa